From a single Nicotiana tabacum cultivar K326 chromosome 8, ASM71507v2, whole genome shotgun sequence genomic region:
- the LOC107810893 gene encoding uncharacterized protein LOC107810893 codes for MESSHLRLKSYTLFLLLLVFITSFCCTIAAATVGSTVGGRQQQEEEEAQKLQEQLHMEAKSQKTPIIETVKRMFSFPTTLPQTSTSYWSKFNSLIKQGKAYFSPPTLDFRDSQEAQGKEEEGAGEKVKEAVIKSLDKSKEAMEDSAKSAAKLAGDAVQKTKNKVKRTFSFGDKETGHQAEEL; via the exons ATGGAGAGCAGCCATCTTCGTCTTAAGAGCTACACCTTGTTCCTTCTCTTACTGGTGTTTATCACATCCTTCTGCTGCACAATTGCAGCAGCAACTGTTGGCAGTACCGTCGGAGGAAGACAAcagcaagaagaagaagaagcgcaAAAGCTTCAAGAACAACTCCACATGGAGGCCAAGTCCCAGAAAACTCCCATTATAGAGACTGTCAAGAGAATGTTTTCTTTCCCCACTACTCTTCCTCAAACTTCAACCAGTTATTGGAGCAAATTCAATTCACTCATCAAACAAGGGAAGGCCTACTTCTCCCCTCCAACTCTTGA TTTCCGAGATAGCCAAGAAGCACAAGGCAAGGAGGAAGAAGGAGCAGGTGAAAAGGTGAAAGAAGCAGTGATAAAGAGCCTTGACAAGAGTAAAGAGGCAATGGAAGATTCAGCCAAATCAGCTGCAAAATTAGCTGGGGACGCCGTGCAGAAAACAAAGAACAAGGTAAAAAGAACATTCTCCTTTGGAGATAAAGAGACTGGACATCAAGCAGAGGAGCTCTGA